The sequence GTGTGTGTGTTTCACTTGACTTTGTATCCAATTCTGAGGCCTTTTGGCTGAGGTTGCCCCTAACAACAAGCTAGAGAAAAagagagtactttttttttttaaattgtggtaagaacaagtgagatctaccctcttaacaaattttaagTGCAAAAGAAAGTGCAGTATGTACATATGAGGAAGAGTCCTTAAAGCAGTAGGAAGGCTATGAGAAAGGCAGGGTAAATCAGTTTCACTGGtcgcacagtggtaaagaatccgcctgctagtgcaggaagcacaagggacacaggttccatccctgggtcaggaagatcccctagaggaggaaacggcaacccactccagtattcttgcctgggaaatcccatggacagaggaacctggtgggctacagtccatggggtcgcaaaagagttagtggctaaacaacaacagttagCACAGATGAAATAACAACTGGCCACCTGAAAATGTTTCTGCATCAGATGCTGTAACAAGAGGGTCATCGAGGCAGGCTGACCAGCGGTGCTTCGTGGGGGAGGCTCTGAGAGCTGCCAGTTCAGAAGCCTGAGCAGTAACTATAATGTGACCACTTATTCCGTAACTATTTGCTAAGCATGTGCCAGGCATGGTTCCAGGAGCTGGGGGCAGATAAGAgtaataaacaaaacagacagaaagccctgctctcatggagcttatttGTCTTGGAGAGACAGATGGACAAGGAGCAGAACAAATattttgtcttctgtattggAAAATGGCAAGTATGCCGCAGAGCTCTAAAGCTGGGACCAGAGCCTGGGGGAGCAGAGCTGTGTCCAGCTTTCAATAAGGGGGCAGGAAGGGGACCTCTGAGCAAAGATGTAGAGCAGGGAGGGAGCCAGCCTGCAGGTCACTGGAGGTACACGCAGCAGAGGAGAGCATAGCCAAATGTAAGGCCTTGAGCTGAGAAGGTGACCCCAGTGTTTCGGGAGCAGCCAGGAGGCTGGGAGGATGGGGCATGGTGCCTGCATTGCTTCCATAGCTCAGCCCTGCCCATGGTCCTGTCAGCAGagcatcttttcttcttcttctttgttaaaaaaaatatatacttaaacagctttattgagatacagtttGTATACTGCACAAGTCATTCATTTGAAGTGTACGATTCAATGGCTATCACTGTGGGAGCATCAGAGCTTTGAGTCTTGTCGGCTGTTTGCTCCTCAATGAGGGTAGATTTACTGGGACCTTCCAGTGACGGCAGACGGCTTCCTTCACAGCGTGCTCCAGGCCCACCAGAATTCTGGCATTCATGAGGCTTGTGCCAGACCAGCTGAGCAGCTGACATTTGTTCTAGAATCTCTAAAGTCTGCCTTTACCCAGCTGGCAGAACCACAGTGCTCTCCTGCCTCTGTGAGTGGATTAATATCACTAGACCACGGGCCAGGAGCAGGGCATAGACCCCGAGGTCTTGGGCGCCATTAATGGGAGCTTGCATGTGAGTCCATGGGAGAAGGGGAAACTACTGGAGCTTGTAAGCCCAGGGCACTGGGGCCTTTGGAGGTACTGGGTTGGAAGCTCCCTCACCAGCAGTTTGCTGATGTTGTAGCTgttttaaaagacagattttgttattgtttaggcATCTCAAGGCCAATAGATCAGGAGACAGCTGCCACTAAAAACAAATCACTTGTTACTCACAGATTCCCAAGAAGAGGCCGGCATGCCACGCCATGGTGGGGGGCTTGAGATAAGCTAGTCTGAATAATATCAGCAGGCTCTGGGGTCCAGGGCTGTCCCTGATTGTCTGGTAGCTTGCCCTGAGGTGGTTAGGATGGGGTAACAGTGGCCCAGGGGGTCAGGGCCGGGTTGAAGGAGGTGTGAGTTCTGGACCGGTTGGTTTGCATATGAAAAGCACCTCCTGTTTGctgtttctaggaatttgccAAACCTGAGAGGAGCGGTCCCTCCAGGGTCAGCATGGCCCCAGATGGGACCCATCAGAATACGAGCACACGCTTCAAGCCTTACAACTAGACAAATCCTTTTACCTCCTGGCACTTTGGTTTCCTCTCCTATAAAATGGGGTACCAATAAGCATTTCAGGGGATTATTGTCAGGATTAAAGGGAATAATTTATGCAAAGTGTCTGGCACGATGCCTGCTGTACTGGGAACACTTAGTGGGTATTATTCCTCCTCATCTCTGCCTTCTGCCCTCAAGGTTTTCTTCTGAAAGATGCAGGCATAAATGGAGGCCCCCCGGGAGTTCTCTTTTCCCGTTTTCAGGGATAGTGGTGGGAGGGTGGGACAGCTGGTGGGCTCCTTTCTCCATCAGCCCCTTTTGAGAATCGAAATACCCCTGCAATTTTGCACGTAGTTTCAGAAGGACCAGACCAACTGCTGCCCTGCCCTTGAGGGGCTCATCTGCATCAAGGTGAGAACATActtaaggaaaaaaggaaggagtaAGAGAGTGCACGGGACGGTGAATGACACTAAAGTGGGAAATACAGCCcggaactgaagctccaatactttggccacctgatgcgaagagctgactctttagaaaaaagaccctgatgctgggacaaattgaaggcaggaggagaaggggacgacagaggatgagatggttggatggcatcaccaactcaatggacatgagtttgagcaagctctgggagttggtgatggacagggaggcctggcgtgctgcggtccaaggggtcacagagtcacacacgactgagggactgaactggactgaaggcCTGGAAAGGCGGGAGCAGGTACTGGGAGCTGCAGTTTTCAGTGTCTGGCTGGCAACAGCCTGCTGAAAAGCCGTGCTCTGGTAAAGCCTCCGTGCGGTGACACTTGGGGACCTGGGAAAGGGCCATGCAGGTGATGGACAGAGCCAGCACACATGTCCTGCGCTGGGCCTGTGCCTGGAGGACATGGAACAGAGCGGGTGTGAGGAGCTAGCTGGAGGTGACCTCAGAGCAGCCAGGGGCTGTCCTGAGTAGGGCCCAGGATGAAGGCCTGCCAGCATGACAGGAGCTTCGGTTTGAggccattggagaaggaaatgctgaGGAGTGTGAACGGGGACTGGACAGGGTGCACTCAGAACTCAAGGCAGTGTCTTGAGGAGCCCCGCAGGCCTTCTAAGTACCGGAGCCTTAACTCTGACTGCAACGACATGTCAGCCACCAGAGGGTGACCGTGCTGGGCTTAAGGGCCTCCCCGGTCAAAGATGTCCAACTGAGACTTCTGCCCGTCATGCTGTGTTTTGTTGGTCTTGAGGTATGGACATCCTCTTTCTAGAAACCTTAGATCCCTAGTCTGGTGATCAGAGCCCCAAGACCCCTGACCCCAGCCCTTCTCAGGGGGTGCCCCCCAGGAGGCCCTGACTTAGTGACCTCCCAGCTGGTGGGGCTGGAATCAGGTTGCCCAATGGGCCAGCTGCAACCCCCACCCCTCATGGTCTGCACCAGGAAAAACGAGCAAGCCACGAAGGTCACTGCCTGGAACTCGAAACGGCTGAACAAGGAGTGTTTAGCAGTCTCCAGCCTGATCTCTGGAATGCAGGTGATGGAGCTGTAAGTGGGAGGAGTCATAAACACTCACAGGCTGAGCACGGTGTGGGCTTGGGTCTCGGCCAGGGTCATATGTTGACTTTGGGGTTGACCTCGGGCCAGACAGAAATCTGCCAAGTGAGCCGCTGCGGAGGGAAAGCCCTGCACCCCTTCCCTCTGAAATGAGTCAGGCCTTTGAAGAGTGATCACTTGACAGGAGGGGAGTCAGGCCTTTGAAGAGTGATCACTTGACAGGAGGGGAGTCAGGCCTTGAAGAGTGATCACTTAACAGGAGGGGAGTCAGGCCTTTGAAGAGTGATCACTTAACAGGAGGGGAGTCAGGCCTTTGAAGAGTGATCACTTAACTGGAGGGGAGTCAGGCCTTTGAAGAGTGATCACTTAACAGGAGGAGATTCAGGCCTTTGAAAAGGGATCACTTAACAGGAGGGGAGCCAGGCCTTTGAAGAGGGATCACTTAACAGGAGGGGAGCCAGGCCTTTGAAGAGTGATCACTTAACCAGAGGGGAGTCAGGCCTTTGAAGAGTGATCACTTGACAGGAGGGGAGTCAGGCCTTGAAGAGTGATCACTTAACAGGAGGGGAATCAGGCCTTTGAAAAGGGATCACTTAACAGGAGGGGAGCCAGGCCTTTGAAGAGTGATCACTTAACAGGAGGGGAGTCAGACCTTTGAAGAGTGAGAGTCAGGCCTTTGAAGAGTGAGCATCGGGCCTTTGAAGAGTGAGAATCGGGCCTTTGAAGAGGGATCACTTAACAGGAGGAAAGTCAGGCCTCTGAAGAGTGGTCACTTAACAGGAGGAGAGTGATCTCAGCTAATTCTGGTGGTCGCCTCTTTCTTTGTGGCTTGCATGTTCCTTTCCTGAGGAAGGTAGAGGAGAACTTGGATTTGGTTTTCAGCTCCTTTATCAGGGGCCTCTCTCAGATACCCGTGGGTGCTATACTTCCTGTCCACTCTCCAAGAAAGGCTTAGATCCTTCACTCCCAGGGTGCCCAGCCCCTTCTAAGACCAAATCTGAAGGGTGTCTCAGTACAGTGGCTACTTTTAAGGCCAAAGAGTCTGAGTTTAAATCTCGACTCTGCTTCTTGATAGAAATAGCCATTTTCTTTCCGTGTCCTCAAGTGGCCTTTCTTCTGTATGAGCGCACCCCTGGCATCTCCATGGGCCTATGTGGTCTGTTCTCATAAGGTCATGTTGGATCCAggcccaccctcatgacctcatgtTAAAGTCAGTGCCCCTTTGAAGGCCCTGTCTCGGCATACAGTCACACACTAAActcctgggggttaggacttccaCCTAAGaatctggggggaggggagaagatggAGACACAGCCCGTAGTGAGTACCAACATCATAGTGTTCTTCTCAGTACGATTCCGGCTCAGTGAATCACAGGGCATGTGTTTTCACGAGGATGCCTGTTTCCTGTTGGGTGAGTGGGTTGAAGTGAGTGGTGTGTGTAGCCACTGAGGATATACTGTTTAGTGATCTACAGCTTCACCAGGCTGGAAATGGACGAGGCAGAGAGGTAAGATGTGGGCCGGACATCAGCAGACCCACAGACCCCCGGCCGAGTGCTAGCGCTCCGTCCTCCACATGACTGTCTCCGAACCTCTCCTTGTAATTCAGCAGTGATGTCTTATGACATTTGGGGAACACCCACGCCACATCCTAGAGAGGACTTCCAGGGGCACTGACCGTGGACCGAGTTGGCTCAGAGGTGAGTTTCTGTAATACCCTGAAGCCACCTGAAGGACAGATCTGGAAGTGGCAAAGGTGACCCAGAAGCAACGCTGATGATGGAGGATTGATGTGGCTTCACCACATGCAGCCAGTGGACGTTTGAATTCCTGTTTGCTAGTATGTGGCATGAACGGGGCTACCACCACAACACACCAAACAACGAAATCAGGACCGTGACAGCTGAGGGCCCGTCctgcttctgcactgcaggtTTGTTCAAGAGCACATTCAGAGACTGCATTAGACCACGCTTCAGCAAAAGCTAAACTGCTTTTTCTTACTTCATGAGCTCCTGACTCCTGCTTTTCTGTGGACAGGGGAAGTGATACATTTTGCTTTattaaaaggaatagaaaaatcAAGCCTTCTTCCCATGTAGCTGCTCTAGAACTCCCCTTTGATCACTGAGGGTGGAAGTACGTCCAAGGCGTATCACTTTTAGCATCAAGAAAAAGTGATAGTGCTCACCGGAAGTGAGGTGACATCACAAAGAAGCTTTCTGAGGATGCTCCAGTGTCTGGTAATAAGCCTGGCATGTTCCTTACCCTCCAGAAACCAACAGCCCAAGTCACATGACTCTCAAGGGGACCcatccccctcccagccccaacTCCCAAAGAACAGGCATGCAGGAGGCTCACAGGTTAGCGTGACCACTGTGACATGGTCAGAGAGCCCACGTGGAATCAGGAGCAGCTGGTGGAAATGTCTTGCGTGACAACGGGCAAGACAGGACACACATGAGTACTGTGTTCAGAACTTTCCAGAAAAGTGATAGCAGCATTGTCAGGCATTTTCAAGATTGGCTTCAATGGAGAAGTGGGGAtcacttctgtttattttctgcaTTGGTTGTTATGATCAGAAAAGCAGTGCGTACTCATTGTGATAGTTAACCTTTCaggctttttctctcttccaccAACAAGATGGTTTTTGTTATCAGACTCTGATGTTCTGCAAGCTACAAACCAGCACAGCTTCTTGAAATGTTGGAAAAGAGGGGATGAGGATGGGAGAGGAAGAACCAGTGCAGGGTAGGgcgtggggtgggtgggagggtaaAGCGACAGCAGACTTTGATCCTCCACTGAGGTTGGGAGAGGAGTGGAGGGGTGAACAGGGGCTGAGGGAAAAACAAGCAGAAGGCTGAAGTTCTGGGCCCGCTTCTTTAGTCTTAAGAATAGGGCTTCTGGATCTGACCTTGGAGCTGAAGAGAGAAAATGACCAGGTGACTTTGCTGTCAGCCTGAAAGAAGCCAAAGGGAAATCGTGCTCTGGGGCGAAGGAGGGGGATTTGGTTAGGAAATGTGGCCTTTGGGGCAGTATTCAGGACTCCAGCTGAATTGAGCTGCATTTAGTTCTGGAATTTGGGGAGAGGGGGAAAACAAAAGCAGCGCTGGGTAGCCTGAGTAGAGATGATGCTTGGAGGAGCAGAGGCGTGATGGGGAGTCTTGCACAGAGGGGATTCATGACGACGTCTGACTAAAGATTGCCTGCTGGTGGGTGGATTTGGAGAGACTCTGGTCACTGTTTAGTGTGTTCAGTTTGATTGAGTTACAAACATCAGATAGGCAGCGTCCTAAATAAAACTGCTCTGTAGGGATTCAAGTATCACTTGGGATCAGACACGCTCACCTGCTTGTTTAGGAAACTTGGAGGGAAGAACATGCAGAGGCCTTCGAGAGCTCACCATGCTAGGGAggggcaaaaatcctcaaaaccCGAGTTACCCTGCTCCCTCCCATTGCTGGACGGAGGCAAGGAGGGACCGGGCTTCAGAGAGGGACCGGGCTTCACCAGTTACGGCCTTAAGGAGCCGTGGGCAGCGGTTGGTGGGAGGAGGCAACAAGCATCATGGGGAGGCCGAGAGTGAGTGAGGAAGCAGCCCAAGAAACATAGGCTTTCCTGGTCCTTGATCAGAGTGGCCTTAGAGAGTGGACGTgtagttgttgttgagttgctcagttgtgaccaactctttgcaaccccatagactgtagcccaccaggctcctctgtccaggaggacaatcccaggctcctctgggatttcccaggcaagaatactggagtgggtagccatgccctcctccgggggaccttcctgagccaggaatcgaactcaagtctcctgcatcggcaagcagattccttaccacacagccaccaggggaagcccagggAGTGGATGAGAAGACCTTAAATGGGAGAAGAGCCTTTTGAGGGCTCCTTGGGGCGTTGGATGAGCTTATGAGAAGGCAAAGGGTGACTCGAGGACCTTCTGAGAGGAGGAGAGTTGTGCAGCTTGGGGCAGAGAGTAAGCTCTTGGTCTTCACACCCCATAATCCCTTCTGCTGGCTCCTCTGAGAACACAGCCTGCTAGTGACAAGGACATGGACCCCACGGTGAGCTTGTGATTTCTTACACTGGAAACACATGCGGTCCCACCCGCAGCAGAAGTGATGAGCCAGCCAGGTGGTCCAGGCTCCCCAACCCCTTGGCAAAGCACGTCAGCCTCCGCCTGCAGCTGTGGATCTCCAGAGGTTCTGGACTGGGTTATTGACACGATTTCACAAAAGCCGTCAGCTTAGCGGGCAGCCGCGGCCTCCGAGCTTGGTTCCTGGtgctttttcttccccctcctccaccaGATGGCAGCGTGTGTGCGCGAGTGTGTGGGGGCGTCTCCCTGGCCCGGCAGCCCTGCAGGGCCCGGCAGTGGACGGCCCCGGTTTTGACGGTGTGGGTTTGTGTCTTTCCGGCAGGTGTCTCCTCTGTGACTTCCCTGATGTCCCTGGCTTGGGTGCTAGCCTCCTATCACAAGCTGCTGCGGGACTCCAGGGACGACAAGAAGAGCATGAGCTACAGAGGGGCCCTCATCCACCTCTTCTGGCGCCTCTTCACCATCTCATCCAGAGTTATCTCTTTTGCCCTCTTTGCTTCCATCTTCCAGCTCTACTTCGGGATCTTCGTGGTGGTCCACTGGTGCGCCATGGCCTTCTGGATCATCCATGGCGGAACAGACTTCTGCATGTCCAAGTGGGAGGAGATCCTCTTCAACATGGTGGTAGGGATTGTGTACATTTTCTGCTGGTTTAACGTCAAGGAAGGGCGGACTCGATACCGAATGTTTGCCTATTACACGATAGTCTTGACCGAGAATGCTGCCTTGACGTTCCTTTGGTATTTTTACAGAAACCCAGAGACCACTGACTTCTTTGCGGTGCCAGCACTGTGTTGTGTCTTTATTAGCTTCGTGGCTGGGATCGCACTGATGCTGTTATATTATGGTGTGCTGCATCCCATGGGGCCGCGAATTAAGATCTTGGCCAGCTCCTGTTGTGCCGAGCTGCTCTGGGGCATCCCTTTGCCCCCCGATGTTGAGCCCATGGCGCCTCAGACCCCTGGGTACCGGGGGACCCAGGTCACGCCTACCAGAGCCGTAACGGAACAACAGGAGGATCTCACGGCTGACACTTGCTTGCCCGTGTTCCAAGTGAGACCCATGGGGCCCCCGACCCCGACGGGGCGTCCTTACCTCCCAGAAGGGCCCCTCATTAAGATTGACATGCCAAGAAAGAGATACCCAGCTTGGGATGCTCATTTTGTAGACAGGAGGTTGAGAAGGACTATTAACATTCTTCAGTATGTCACACCCACCGCGGTGGGCATCCGGTATCGGGATGGACCGCTCCTTTATGAGCTGCTACAGTATGAGTCTTCGCTCTGAGAGCATCCTGACCCAAGTTGAGAAGGGGACCTGAAGTTTGGTTTGCGGTAAAGCCGCCTGCAAGAAATAtaaccctcccttcccccaaaaCACAGAcccaccacaccaccaccacaccaccaccaccaatgctccaaaacaaaaaaagaaaataataagtcACAACCCCTTCAGATAAGCTTTCTTTCCAGTCGCTGTATGTATACAAAGATATTCTCTATGTTTtgtaagtaaaaacaaaaagaaaacctttcttttgttttttacacATAAGTAacagtattgaaaaaaaaaaatcccacactATGGTTTATAGGGTGGAGAAGGAGCAGTTGTCTCcactccaaaagaaaaaaaaacacaaagttttATACCTTACACCAAGTGTAGATCATTTCCGGGATTGGTGCTGAttgaaagaacaaaacaaaacaaaacaaacaaacaaacaaaaccttcaaCTGCCTTATGCCCTTAGGTGCTGAGTTTCATTAAGTACTGTCACGTCTCCTCATGCAAAACTCTCTGGTGGTTTTCTGCACCGGGAGAGGGAAAATTAAACAATCAAATGAAACCAATCTAGAAacgaaacaaaaaaaaaccaaccaatgGGTAAAACTCAAAGCAATCATTCTTCCTATCTGATTATTTGTATTGAAGAAAACAAATTGACCAAAAGCAAAAGCATTGAAACCCCTCCCTCtttttgctttctctccctctcctcctgtccctGCCCCCAACTTCTCAGCCCCTTCTAGGAGCCAAAAGGCCATTTGAAACTCAGATGGTTGGCAGAGCTCCTTGAAGGCCAACTAGGTGCCATTTCAGTGTCCACCTAGTAAGAATCACGTCTGTTTCCTggtgaaaagcaaaacagaaaaaaaaaaagccaccctAATAATTCGATAAGAATAGGAAATTCTAAAGCAAATTAAAGGACATTTCCATATACGTCATCAAAGagaatcagtaataataaaacTCAGCATAGTAGCAAAAAGAACGACATCAATTTAAAGGCACAATACTTAATCAGTGACTGGCAAAAATGATCTGTTCTGTCATTTTAAGGCCGTGAAAGGTATACATTTATCACATGTGATATTGGATAAGGCCTCTTCTGTTTCCATTTGGTGGGAAGCCTTAAATTGATCTGGAaagaattcattttttcatttgtgctttttaaaaatagttaacacaaagaggaaaattagaacataaaaaaaaaatcaaattgtaatAACCTACCCATTTCAAAGACTGTTTGGTGCTTCTGTCTTTCACCATTGTGGTTGGCTGAAAGTCATTCAGCTCACTTGGTGCATCTGGGTTGAGTGGggaattttgtgtgtgttgcatgtgtgtgtgtgtgtctgtgtgtgcccataatgcacacacacgcacacatatatgtgtgtgcgtgtgtgtgtttacgtgtgtttgtgtgtgtgtgtgtctgctgcaAGGTCTTGCCAGAAATGTAGAAAAAGCGATATAAGACAGATTCTGGGTATGGCTAAGGTCAAGTGTAAGGGGCTGGGAAGCTGGGGAGGGGATGGTGCTTGATCCTGAGTTCCGGTCTGATGGCAAGACACGCCAGCAGCATACTCTGGGTCTTAGAAGGCGTGTCATTCGGGTGAAGGTttgattcaattatttattttctcattgtacCAAGTTGAATTTCTCAAGGTGTTGCAAGTATgttcaaactattttttaaacgTTAGTTTTCAAAGTATTGCTCCTGTAAGGAATATTTTGTT is a genomic window of Cervus canadensis isolate Bull #8, Minnesota chromosome 14, ASM1932006v1, whole genome shotgun sequence containing:
- the XKR6 gene encoding XK-related protein 6; the encoded protein is MAAKSDGGGVGVGFAQLHNLDEAVGSGGEEDGEPGGGGCGGGGGDGSEPGESSSLHICHCCNTSSCYWGCRSACLRSLLGKKPRRSAAAADGGDQPLQPPAAAGRQPPTPSAERPQPPQVERPWLDCLWIVLALLVFFGDVGTDLWLALDYYRKGDYGYFGLTLFFVLVPSLLVQSLSFRWFVQDYTGGGLGAVEGLSSRGPPMMGAGYGHGAGATATPGAQRLCRLSVWIWQSVIHLLQMGQVWRYIRTMYLGIQSQRQKEHQRRFYWAMMYEYADVNMLRLLETFLESAPQLVLQLCIMIQKSRAETLPCVSSVTSLMSLAWVLASYHKLLRDSRDDKKSMSYRGALIHLFWRLFTISSRVISFALFASIFQLYFGIFVVVHWCAMAFWIIHGGTDFCMSKWEEILFNMVVGIVYIFCWFNVKEGRTRYRMFAYYTIVLTENAALTFLWYFYRNPETTDFFAVPALCCVFISFVAGIALMLLYYGVLHPMGPRIKILASSCCAELLWGIPLPPDVEPMAPQTPGYRGTQVTPTRAVTEQQEDLTADTCLPVFQVRPMGPPTPTGRPYLPEGPLIKIDMPRKRYPAWDAHFVDRRLRRTINILQYVTPTAVGIRYRDGPLLYELLQYESSL